Below is a genomic region from Paludicola sp. MB14-C6.
AGGCAAAAAGTCGTGGTGAAATCTAATGATTACAAATTGTAACAGCTCATTTTCTACCGCATATGATGAAGTAAACGGAAAGTTTTGTTATTGATGAATTTTCAAAATGCTTTTGATTTTGCAAAGGAGTGGTATGAAATGGGCAGTTACATATTGTTTTTTATGATTTTGTTAACAAGTATAATCGGAACGATAGAAATTATTCGTACAATTTATGAGATGTTTTTTTTCAAAAAGCCTGAAACACATACAATATCTGTTTTACCGTTAACCGTGAATACTGAGGATGTAGAATATCTGATTCGAGGTGCATTGTTAAAAACTGACGGTAAATTAATTGTTGTAGATATGGGAATAGATGAATTGGATTCTAACATCATTTCTCGTTTGAATGATCAATATCATCGTATCACTATTGTAAAGCAAAATGAGCTTTGCAACTATATTGGGGCAGTAAGATAAAATGATTGCCTTGAAAGGACGTTATGAATGAATAGAGAGTATGTTGAGCTTTGTGGGAGCGTGGAGAACATTGTTTTCTCTAATGAAGAAACAGGCTTTACTGTGCTGGACTTAAATATAGGAGAAGAACTCATTTGCGTTGTTGGGCAAATGCTTGGTGTTGATGTTGGTGAAGAGCTGAAATTGACGGGTTACTATGATACCCATAAAACCTATGGAATGCAGTTTAAGGTTCAATTATACGAACGAAGATTGCCCGCAACAGCAAATGCAATAGCAAAATATCTTTCTTCCGGAGTGGTAAAAGGTATTGGGCCGGTCACTGCTAGAAGAATTGTGGACAAGTTCGGAACAGATACCTTTAAAATTATTGAGGAAGATCCTAATAAGCTTACCGAAGTAACTGGTATAACAAAGGTTAAAGCCGATAAAATGGCTGAAGAATTTAAACAAGTGTTTGGTATTCGTGCGTTGATGTCATTCTTGTCAGCTCATAAAATTAATGCAATGCAAAGTGTTGCAATCTATAAAAAATGGGGCGTGTTAGCTCTTGATTTAATAAAGCAAAACCCATATGTTTTGGTTGCATTTGAATTTAATATTGACTTTTCTTTGGTTGATGAAATTGCGCAAAGTGTTTCCATTTCAACGGATAGCCCATTACGTATTTCAGCAGGTATGGAATACGTATTATCTTATAATACACAAAACGGCCATACTTGCTTACCAAAGGAAAAGCTAATTCATGCAACTAAAAGCTTGTTAGGGTTATCTTCTGATCAAATTATCGATGTATTAGATACCATGTTGGAAGAAAAGTCGCTTTATTCTTATCAAGCAAATAAAGAGTTGATTTTTTTGCCTATGTTTTATCTTGCACAAAGCTTTATTGTGTCAAGACTACAGCTTATGCTCCAATTATATTCTAATCAAGTTGTAGATGTTGAAAATACCATTCAGTTAATTGAGCAAGAAAAAGGTATTTCATATGAAACGCTGCAAAAGCGAGCAATTGAACAAGCCGTTAAAAATGATGTATTTATTTTAACGGGTGGACCGGGTACCGGTAAAACAACAACTTTAAACGGTATTATTAATGTGTTGGAACAACAAGGTAAGAAGGTTGCAATCGCAGCACCAACCGGTCGTGCAGCAAAACGTATTTCAGAAGTAACAGAACGTGAAGCAAAAACGATTCACCGATTACTAGAAGTTTCTGTTGGTTATGCAAAAAGTGGTAAGCTTGAATTTGTTCATAACGAGCAAAACCCACTTGATTGCGATGTTGTGATTATAGATGAAATGTCAATGGTCGATACAATGCTATTTGATGCATTACTACGTGGAATGAAACCAACCTGCAAGTTGGTTTTAGTTGGTGACTTTCATCAGCTTCCATCTGTTGGTGCTGGAAATATTCTTAGGGATTTAATTGAAAGTGATACGATACCAATGGTTGAATTGACGCATATTTTTCGTCAAGCAGCTCAAAGTTTAATCGTAACGAATGCCCATGCAATCGTAAGTGGGAAAATGCCTGATTTATCAAGAAAAGATAATGATTGCTTTTTTATGCCTGAAACAGATTCCGCAAAAGCTGCTAAAACGATTTTAGATTTATGTTCTTATCGTTTACCAAATACATACAACCTATCTCCGTTTGATGAAATTCAAGTGTTATGTCCACAACGTAAAGGTGAACTTGGGGTTGTAGAGCTTAATAAAAAGTTACAGCAACGGTTGAATCCCCCTAAACCGGAACTATCGGAGTTTAAAAGTGGGTTATATACCTTTCGGGTTGGAGATAAGGTAATGCAAATTAAGAATAATTATGATATCGAGTGGAAAAAAGAAAATGAAGTTGGAATGGGTATTTTCAATGGAGATATTGGTATTATTCGAATGATTGATAAAGGCTCCGGAACATTAGCTGTGGATTTTGATATGCGTTTAGCTTTCTATTCCTTTGAAATGGCAGTTGAACTTGAGTTGGCATATGCCGTTACCGTTCATAAGAGTCAAGGTAGCGAGTTCGAAGCAATTATTGTGCCAATTATGGGTGGATATGATAAATTATATTTTAGAAATCTTCTTTATACCGCAGTTACTAGAGCAAAACGTATTTTGATATTAATTGGTAATAAAAATCGAATTGCTTATATGGTTGAAAATAATTTACGTATGTTACGTTATACAGGCTTAAAGGCAATGCTTCAAAATGCGGTTTTTGATACAAAATAGGGAAGTGGTTTGATTGCAAATTTTGCTGGATAAAGTTATTCATGTTTTTCTTCCAAACCAGTGTATGTTTTGTCATGCTCCTGTAGAATATGATAAAACAGTTTGTGAGATTTGCGCTGAAAATGCACCAGTTACACACCAAGGCATTTGCCTTGCTTGCGGTAAGAAAAATTGCACATGCCAAGGAACTTTTTTTACTGAGCTGATCTGCCCATTTTATTATGAATTGGGTGTTGATATTGCAATTCAAGATATGAAATTCAAACATAACAGATTCAATGCACGCAAACTTGCAATTTATATGTCACAATCGTTACAATCAAAAGATTATTGCAATGAAATTGACCTTATTTTACCTGCTCCAATGTATCATAGTGATAAAGTAAAACGTGGTTATAATCAAGCTGCTTTATTGGCAAAATGGATTAGTAAATATACAAAAATACCGTATGATGAAAACATATTAGTAAAGGTTAGAAAAACCAAAAAGCAACATGATATCAATTTTATTGAAAGACAAAAGAATCTGAATAATGCATTTGCAGTTGAAGACGAAAAACAAGTTGCAGGTAAAACAATTTTGTTGTGTGATGATGTTTATACGACAGGTGCTACTTTGAATAGCTGCAGTAAAATTTTGATAGAAAACAAAGCAAAAAAAGTATATTTATTAACCGCTAGTAAGACACGAATTGACAGCGAAGTATTGTAAAATAATACTAAACATGATATAATCATTCTTAATGCACTATTATAAATTAAAGTGGCGGTATGAAGTTTGAGTTATTGAAGTTGATATCGTCAATGACATCGAAAAATGATGTCTTTTAAAATAAATATAAATATCGATATGAAGGAAGCGTGGCGGATGTATGGGAGCCTTAGATATTGGAATCGACTTAGGCACAACAAAAATAATTATCTATAAAGAGCCGGAAGGTGAAATTCTAAGAGAGCCGGCTGTTGTAGCAATTAACACAACTGATGATACTGTTATCGCTGTTGGTCAAGAAGCATTGCGTATGTTAGGTAGAACGCCGGGACATATACGAGCTGAATTTCCGTTGAATGACGGTGTTATTTCAGATCATATGTTAACAGAAGTAATGATAAAAGAGTTTTTGAAAAGAGCATGTAATAACTTTTTAGTAAAGCATCGTGTTATCATATGTGTACCATCTGCAATTACTGATGTTGAGAAACGTGCATTGGTTGAAGTAGTCATCAACTCCGGCGGTAGAAAAGTATATCTAATAGAAGAGCCGATTGCTGCTGCTATTGGTGCAGGAATTGATATATCAAAACCCAAAGGAACGCTGATTGTTGATATTGGCGGTGGTACTACAGATGTAGCTGTAATATCTTTATCGGGAATTGTAGCTTCTAAATCTTTTAAATATGCAGGTAACAAAATAGATGAAGACATTATTAAGTACTTTACTATGAAATATAAGTTAGCTATTGGCAAGAAGATGGCTTGCCAAGTAAAGCAAGATATAGGTAATGTATTTAATCCATCAGAAGACATCAAAACAGAAGTAAGAGGTCGTAATTTGCTTACAGTATATCCGCAAAAAATTGAAGTAAGCCAAAGAGATATCTATGAATGTTTAATTCCATTTGGTGAGGCAATTGTTGAATCCATTCGCTTTGTTTTAGAAAAAACGCCACCTGAATTGGTAAGTGATATTTATGAATATGGTATTACCTTAACTGGCGGAGGAGCGTTATTAGGTGGACTAGCTGAACTGATTGAGCAAAAGATTCATGTAAAAACTCGAATTGCAGACAACCCGATTGAATGTGTTTCAATTGGAACAGGAAAAGCATTTAATTTTATTGATGTATTGCAAACGGGCTTTTCAACTGAGACAAATACTAGATTTTAAGATTAACGTGGGGTGACAGGGTGGTAGTAAGAAAAATTAAAGAAGATGAGTTAAAACGTACAAGCGAGCTTTTTTGTATAGCTTTTGAATTTGATATGGATAATGTAAAATCTCCTAGCGAAGTTTACGAAGAAGCAATCAGCAATCCTAAGAGCAGATGGGATCTTTACTGGC
It encodes:
- a CDS encoding ATP-dependent RecD-like DNA helicase, encoding MNREYVELCGSVENIVFSNEETGFTVLDLNIGEELICVVGQMLGVDVGEELKLTGYYDTHKTYGMQFKVQLYERRLPATANAIAKYLSSGVVKGIGPVTARRIVDKFGTDTFKIIEEDPNKLTEVTGITKVKADKMAEEFKQVFGIRALMSFLSAHKINAMQSVAIYKKWGVLALDLIKQNPYVLVAFEFNIDFSLVDEIAQSVSISTDSPLRISAGMEYVLSYNTQNGHTCLPKEKLIHATKSLLGLSSDQIIDVLDTMLEEKSLYSYQANKELIFLPMFYLAQSFIVSRLQLMLQLYSNQVVDVENTIQLIEQEKGISYETLQKRAIEQAVKNDVFILTGGPGTGKTTTLNGIINVLEQQGKKVAIAAPTGRAAKRISEVTEREAKTIHRLLEVSVGYAKSGKLEFVHNEQNPLDCDVVIIDEMSMVDTMLFDALLRGMKPTCKLVLVGDFHQLPSVGAGNILRDLIESDTIPMVELTHIFRQAAQSLIVTNAHAIVSGKMPDLSRKDNDCFFMPETDSAKAAKTILDLCSYRLPNTYNLSPFDEIQVLCPQRKGELGVVELNKKLQQRLNPPKPELSEFKSGLYTFRVGDKVMQIKNNYDIEWKKENEVGMGIFNGDIGIIRMIDKGSGTLAVDFDMRLAFYSFEMAVELELAYAVTVHKSQGSEFEAIIVPIMGGYDKLYFRNLLYTAVTRAKRILILIGNKNRIAYMVENNLRMLRYTGLKAMLQNAVFDTK
- a CDS encoding ComF family protein translates to MQILLDKVIHVFLPNQCMFCHAPVEYDKTVCEICAENAPVTHQGICLACGKKNCTCQGTFFTELICPFYYELGVDIAIQDMKFKHNRFNARKLAIYMSQSLQSKDYCNEIDLILPAPMYHSDKVKRGYNQAALLAKWISKYTKIPYDENILVKVRKTKKQHDINFIERQKNLNNAFAVEDEKQVAGKTILLCDDVYTTGATLNSCSKILIENKAKKVYLLTASKTRIDSEVL
- a CDS encoding rod shape-determining protein; translation: MGALDIGIDLGTTKIIIYKEPEGEILREPAVVAINTTDDTVIAVGQEALRMLGRTPGHIRAEFPLNDGVISDHMLTEVMIKEFLKRACNNFLVKHRVIICVPSAITDVEKRALVEVVINSGGRKVYLIEEPIAAAIGAGIDISKPKGTLIVDIGGGTTDVAVISLSGIVASKSFKYAGNKIDEDIIKYFTMKYKLAIGKKMACQVKQDIGNVFNPSEDIKTEVRGRNLLTVYPQKIEVSQRDIYECLIPFGEAIVESIRFVLEKTPPELVSDIYEYGITLTGGGALLGGLAELIEQKIHVKTRIADNPIECVSIGTGKAFNFIDVLQTGFSTETNTRF